One window from the genome of Alkalihalobacillus sp. LMS6 encodes:
- a CDS encoding leucyl aminopeptidase, which translates to MFKEKAQWNVGQMDEQVLVLAVWNKGDFSTGVKAIDKEMNGQLTELSKQKSFPNKKGSFVELFTLGTIGVKKIYAVYLGEEGQLHKDELRNAVGNVGLALKKDKVEHAAFVIDSFAKSGLSLEEIAFTCGEAIALSSYDKLTYKEKTNEVKKELTSVSFYVDEEGFTKHAELGYTYGEGANTTRRLVNIPGNLLTPTDLANEAKAIADKHRFEFNVLEEEEMETLGMGALLAVSRGSDQPAKMIVMRYNGDADSEEVTALVGKGLTFDAGGYSLKPAANMHTMKTDMGGAGAVLGAMDIIGRTKPKQNVLCVIPSSENLINGSAMKPGDVLRAMNGKTIEVRNTDAEGRLILADGVAYAVQLGATRLIDVATLTGACVVALGQETTGAVTNDERLMERIRQAGDETGEPVWAFPNSQPYKDMLKTSDVADLNNAPGRAGGSITAGLFIGEFVGSTPWVHLDVAGTASKDKGSSTGPAGATGVMARTLAKFVEQS; encoded by the coding sequence ATGTTTAAAGAAAAAGCACAATGGAATGTTGGGCAAATGGACGAGCAAGTGCTTGTTCTAGCTGTCTGGAATAAAGGCGATTTTTCAACAGGCGTTAAAGCGATTGATAAGGAAATGAATGGGCAATTAACGGAACTTTCTAAGCAAAAATCGTTTCCGAACAAGAAAGGCTCTTTTGTAGAACTGTTTACGCTTGGAACAATAGGGGTAAAGAAAATTTATGCCGTTTACCTAGGTGAAGAAGGACAACTACATAAGGATGAGCTTCGAAATGCAGTTGGAAATGTAGGGTTAGCTTTAAAAAAGGACAAAGTTGAGCATGCGGCATTTGTCATTGATAGTTTCGCAAAGTCTGGTCTTTCTTTAGAAGAGATTGCTTTCACTTGTGGTGAAGCGATTGCGTTAAGTTCTTATGATAAGCTTACGTATAAAGAAAAAACCAACGAAGTGAAAAAAGAGCTAACGTCTGTTAGTTTTTATGTGGATGAAGAGGGATTCACAAAACATGCAGAGCTTGGGTATACATATGGAGAAGGCGCGAATACAACGCGTCGATTAGTCAATATTCCAGGGAATCTTCTGACGCCGACTGACCTTGCTAATGAGGCTAAAGCCATCGCTGACAAGCATCGGTTTGAATTTAACGTGTTAGAAGAAGAGGAAATGGAAACCCTCGGTATGGGGGCGCTTTTAGCTGTATCGCGAGGAAGCGATCAGCCGGCAAAAATGATCGTGATGCGCTATAACGGCGACGCTGACAGCGAGGAAGTGACAGCGCTTGTTGGTAAGGGGTTAACCTTTGATGCAGGTGGTTACTCGCTAAAGCCGGCGGCAAATATGCATACGATGAAAACAGATATGGGTGGCGCAGGAGCTGTACTAGGAGCGATGGATATCATCGGCCGAACAAAACCAAAACAAAACGTTTTGTGCGTCATTCCTTCAAGTGAGAACTTAATTAATGGTTCTGCGATGAAGCCAGGTGATGTATTACGAGCGATGAATGGGAAAACAATAGAAGTACGTAATACAGATGCGGAAGGTCGACTCATTTTGGCAGATGGGGTTGCGTATGCGGTTCAACTCGGAGCAACGCGCTTAATTGATGTGGCGACGTTAACAGGAGCTTGTGTGGTAGCATTAGGGCAAGAAACGACAGGTGCTGTCACAAATGATGAGCGCTTAATGGAACGTATTCGTCAAGCAGGCGATGAAACGGGTGAGCCGGTATGGGCATTCCCAAATAGCCAGCCTTACAAAGATATGTTGAAGACAAGTGATGTTGCAGATTTGAATAATGCTCCTGGTCGAGCAGGTGGTAGCATTACAGCAGGATTGTTTATTGGTGAATTTGTTGGTTCCACGCCTTGGGTGCATCTGGATGTCGCTGGAACGGCCTCAAAAGACAAAGGTTCATCAACAGGCCCTGCTGGAGCGACTGGTGTAATGGCTCGAACACTTGCAAAGTTTGTAGAACAGTCGTAA
- a CDS encoding divergent PAP2 family protein — protein sequence MEIFQNYPLWTALIAIALAQVIKIPLAFFATRKLNMSLLTSTGGMPSSHSAAVTGVSTAIAIEHGLDSSLFAISAVFAVVVMFDATGVRRHAGYHATVLNQLVLDFNRLVEEVKTWPKKENEQKLKELLGHQPIEVFFGALLGIILAFVLYPLLNAI from the coding sequence ATGGAAATCTTTCAAAACTACCCGCTTTGGACAGCTTTAATTGCGATTGCATTAGCTCAAGTTATCAAAATTCCACTCGCATTTTTTGCTACCCGTAAGCTTAACATGTCTCTTTTAACAAGCACTGGCGGCATGCCAAGTTCACATTCCGCTGCAGTAACAGGTGTATCAACAGCCATTGCTATTGAACACGGTTTAGACTCTTCTCTATTCGCTATTTCTGCAGTATTTGCTGTTGTTGTCATGTTTGATGCTACTGGTGTAAGAAGACATGCTGGTTACCACGCAACCGTTTTAAACCAACTTGTACTGGATTTTAATCGTTTAGTAGAAGAAGTTAAGACATGGCCTAAAAAGGAAAATGAACAAAAGCTAAAAGAATTACTCGGTCATCAACCGATTGAAGTGTTCTTTGGTGCATTGCTAGGAATCATCCTCGCATTTGTTCTATATCCGCTCCTAAACGCTATCTAA